One part of the Tolypothrix sp. NIES-4075 genome encodes these proteins:
- the rph gene encoding ribonuclease PH: MAWQRPDGRQPSQLRPISFDAGFTRFAPGSVLTKCGDTQVLCTVSVTEGVPKFLKGTGKGWLTAEYRMLPGATQERQERELMKLSGRTQEIQRLIGRSLRAAVDLEVLGERTLTIDADVLQADAGTRTTAITGSFVALAHAISKLLQQGTLERSPLVKQVAAVSVGLLQSEAFLDLDYLEDVAADVDFNVVMNQDMGIIEIQGTAEENSFSRIQLNQLLDFAEKGIQELLIAQREAIADWKTLLG, encoded by the coding sequence ATGGCTTGGCAGCGTCCAGACGGTCGGCAACCTTCCCAACTCCGTCCCATCAGCTTTGATGCCGGATTCACTCGCTTTGCACCCGGTTCGGTGCTGACAAAATGCGGTGACACTCAGGTACTTTGTACAGTCAGTGTGACTGAAGGAGTGCCGAAGTTTTTGAAAGGAACTGGCAAAGGTTGGCTGACTGCGGAGTATCGAATGCTGCCAGGAGCTACGCAGGAACGGCAAGAACGGGAATTAATGAAATTGTCTGGACGGACGCAAGAAATTCAACGTTTGATAGGACGCAGCTTAAGGGCAGCGGTGGATTTAGAGGTACTGGGAGAACGAACGCTGACTATAGATGCCGATGTGTTGCAAGCAGACGCAGGAACTAGAACAACAGCGATTACAGGCTCGTTTGTGGCGTTAGCTCATGCCATTTCTAAATTATTGCAGCAAGGAACGTTAGAGCGATCGCCTTTGGTCAAACAAGTAGCAGCAGTTTCTGTCGGGTTATTGCAATCCGAGGCATTTTTAGATCTAGACTACCTCGAAGACGTAGCCGCTGATGTGGATTTCAACGTCGTGATGAATCAAGATATGGGGATAATCGAAATCCAGGGAACTGCGGAAGAAAACAGCTTTAGCCGCATCCAGTTAAATCAGCTGCTAGATTTTGCCGAAAAAGGAATTCAGGAATTATTAATCGCGCAACGAGAAGCGATCGCCGACTGGAAAACGCTTCTGGGTTAG
- the aroA gene encoding 3-phosphoshikimate 1-carboxyvinyltransferase, with amino-acid sequence MSASLITVETKENASQNLIIQRPPVGLSLQGRIRVPGDKSISHRALMLGALSQGETEIQGLLLGEDPRSTAGCFQAMGAEISELNTELVRVKGIGLGRVREPVDVLNAGNSGTTLRLMLGILASHPGGFFTVTGDSSLRSRPMSRVVKPLQQMGAQIWGRKNNSLAPLAVAGVALKPIHYQSPIASAQVKSCVLLAGLMTEGETTVTEPALSRDHSERMLKAFGAKLSVDPDTNSVTVTGPAQLYGQKVIVPGDISSAAFWLVAGAIVPDSNLVVENVGVNPTRTGILEALAMMGADIQLENQREVAGEPVADLRVRSVRLQSCTIQGNLIPRLIDEIPILAVAAVFAEGKTVIKDAEELRVKESDRIAVMAQQLNKMGAKVTELPDGMEITGGTPLVGTDVDSHTDHRIAMSLAIASLLATGTTIIQRAEAAAISYPNFTATLQQVCR; translated from the coding sequence ATGTCGGCTTCACTTATAACCGTAGAAACTAAAGAAAACGCTTCTCAAAACTTAATTATCCAGCGACCCCCTGTCGGTCTATCTTTACAGGGTCGCATCCGAGTACCGGGAGATAAATCTATTTCCCATCGTGCTTTGATGTTAGGGGCACTATCTCAAGGTGAAACCGAGATTCAAGGACTTCTTTTAGGAGAAGATCCCCGCAGCACTGCTGGCTGTTTTCAAGCTATGGGTGCAGAAATTTCGGAACTAAACACAGAGTTGGTGCGGGTTAAGGGTATTGGTTTAGGAAGAGTGCGAGAACCAGTTGATGTGTTAAATGCTGGCAACTCTGGTACGACACTGCGATTGATGTTGGGAATTTTAGCTTCTCATCCGGGGGGCTTTTTTACTGTAACGGGTGATAGTTCTTTGCGATCGCGTCCGATGTCTCGTGTTGTCAAACCTTTACAACAAATGGGGGCACAAATTTGGGGACGCAAAAATAATTCTTTAGCACCTCTAGCAGTTGCAGGAGTTGCCCTCAAACCAATTCACTATCAATCACCCATCGCTTCTGCTCAAGTTAAATCCTGCGTTCTTTTAGCGGGTTTGATGACCGAGGGAGAAACTACTGTCACCGAACCAGCACTTTCTCGCGACCACAGCGAACGAATGTTAAAAGCGTTTGGTGCAAAACTTAGCGTTGACCCAGACACCAATAGCGTTACTGTTACCGGTCCTGCTCAACTGTATGGACAAAAAGTAATTGTACCTGGGGATATCAGTTCCGCTGCTTTTTGGTTGGTAGCTGGGGCAATTGTACCCGACTCTAATTTGGTGGTGGAAAATGTCGGCGTTAATCCTACCCGCACAGGTATTTTAGAAGCTTTGGCGATGATGGGAGCTGATATCCAACTGGAAAATCAGCGCGAAGTTGCTGGGGAACCAGTAGCTGATTTACGAGTGCGTTCGGTTCGTCTCCAAAGCTGTACGATTCAAGGAAATCTCATACCCAGATTGATTGATGAAATTCCGATTTTGGCGGTTGCGGCAGTATTTGCCGAAGGTAAAACAGTAATTAAAGATGCTGAAGAGTTACGGGTAAAAGAAAGCGATCGGATCGCGGTAATGGCACAGCAACTCAATAAAATGGGTGCAAAAGTTACCGAATTACCCGATGGGATGGAAATTACAGGGGGTACTCCTTTAGTGGGGACTGATGTAGATAGCCATACAGATCATAGAATCGCTATGAGTTTAGCGATCGCTTCTTTACTTGCCACCGGTACCACCATTATCCAACGTGCAGAAGCAGCCGCTATTTCCTATCCAAACTTCACTGCTACCCTGCAACAAGTCTGTAGGTAA
- the dcd gene encoding dCTP deaminase — MAQKGMITPFEPSLIRKVQKDADLGVRPVISYGLSSYGYDIRLSPAEFRIFRHIPGTIVDPKNFNPQNLEATQLHTDVDDSYFILPAHSYGLGVALEKLEVPDNIIVICIGKSTYARCGIIANLTPAEAAWRGHLTLEFSNSSSADCRIYANEGVVQLLFLEGEPCAISYEARQGKYQDQAEIVTLARV, encoded by the coding sequence ATGGCTCAAAAGGGTATGATTACTCCTTTTGAGCCAAGTTTAATCCGAAAAGTGCAAAAAGATGCAGATTTAGGGGTACGACCTGTAATTAGCTATGGTCTTTCTTCCTATGGCTATGATATAAGGCTTTCCCCAGCTGAGTTTCGCATTTTTCGCCACATTCCTGGAACTATAGTTGATCCCAAAAACTTTAATCCTCAGAATCTGGAAGCAACACAGCTGCACACGGATGTTGATGACAGTTACTTTATATTACCTGCTCACTCCTACGGTCTGGGAGTTGCTTTAGAAAAGCTGGAAGTTCCAGATAATATTATTGTCATCTGTATAGGGAAATCTACTTATGCGCGTTGTGGTATTATAGCAAATTTAACACCTGCTGAGGCTGCATGGCGAGGTCATCTTACCTTAGAATTTTCTAACTCTTCCAGTGCTGACTGTCGCATCTATGCCAATGAAGGGGTCGTGCAATTACTATTTTTAGAAGGCGAACCCTGCGCTATAAGTTATGAAGCTCGTCAAGGTAAATATCAGGATCAGGCTGAAATTGTGACATTGGCTCGCGTATAG
- a CDS encoding P-loop NTPase family protein: MVAQLESKNVNSTLNLPYPVEGLVQVFTSSYRNFFTSVMAQALRIASQGTPVLVVQFLKGGINQGHQHPIQLGQNLDWIRCDLPRCIDTPHLEDTEIESLQDLWQHTQKVVCESKYSLVVLDELSLAINFNLIPEIEVLAFLTKRPANVDIILTGPEMPKSLLDVADQITEIRRSHRP, from the coding sequence ATGGTTGCCCAATTAGAATCCAAAAACGTAAATTCGACCCTTAACTTACCATATCCGGTTGAAGGACTAGTACAAGTTTTCACTAGCTCGTATCGTAACTTTTTTACAAGCGTCATGGCTCAAGCACTGAGAATTGCCAGTCAAGGCACACCAGTGTTAGTAGTGCAGTTCCTCAAAGGTGGTATTAATCAAGGACACCAGCACCCCATACAGTTAGGACAAAACTTAGATTGGATTCGCTGTGATTTGCCGCGTTGTATCGATACACCACATTTAGAAGATACTGAAATTGAATCATTACAAGATTTGTGGCAACATACACAAAAAGTAGTTTGTGAAAGCAAGTATTCTCTCGTAGTCTTAGATGAGTTAAGTTTGGCGATTAACTTTAACTTAATTCCCGAAATTGAAGTTTTAGCCTTTCTGACAAAACGCCCTGCCAATGTCGATATCATTCTCACAGGACCAGAGATGCCAAAATCTCTTCTAGATGTAGCGGATCAAATCACAGAGATTCGTCGCAGTCATCGACCGTGA
- a CDS encoding FHA domain-containing protein produces MLVCPNCNHPNPDGAVQCEACYTPLPTTSNCPSCGATVQADAAFCGQCGYNLHATTAAAVAPTVAPEIPLEVQPSATPDPLLELLRPDPSGVGGTPNSQPAPSPLPPTAVAAPPESSTPPEPPPTIAAPPEPVAPPEPVAPPEPIAAAPEPVAPPEPVASAPEPVATSATVARTQLQQVTARLVHVQSDRQIELPQSLSVIHIGKQNDRIPPDVDVSGFTNSEIVSRIHADIRVEGDAHYIEDVGSSNGTYINNLPLLPGNRHRLRPGDRISLGKGDMVTFLFQIS; encoded by the coding sequence ATGCTCGTCTGCCCTAACTGCAATCACCCCAACCCGGACGGCGCTGTCCAGTGTGAAGCTTGTTATACTCCGTTACCAACGACAAGTAACTGTCCCAGCTGTGGAGCAACCGTGCAAGCAGATGCCGCTTTCTGCGGTCAGTGCGGCTATAACCTGCACGCCACGACAGCCGCAGCAGTTGCACCAACCGTCGCGCCGGAAATACCTTTGGAAGTACAGCCGTCAGCTACACCTGACCCACTGTTAGAACTTTTACGACCAGATCCCTCAGGAGTCGGCGGAACTCCCAACTCCCAACCTGCTCCCTCACCTTTACCACCAACAGCGGTGGCAGCACCCCCAGAAAGCAGCACCCCACCAGAACCACCACCAACGATCGCAGCTCCACCAGAACCGGTCGCACCACCCGAACCGGTCGCACCACCCGAACCGATCGCAGCTGCCCCGGAACCGGTCGCACCACCCGAACCGGTCGCATCTGCCCCGGAACCCGTCGCAACAAGCGCAACTGTCGCCAGAACCCAATTACAGCAGGTAACAGCGCGGCTAGTCCACGTCCAAAGCGATAGACAAATTGAATTGCCGCAAAGTCTCTCCGTGATTCATATCGGCAAACAAAATGACCGCATTCCCCCAGATGTAGATGTATCAGGATTTACTAATTCGGAAATTGTATCACGGATTCATGCAGATATTCGCGTTGAGGGAGACGCTCACTATATCGAAGATGTAGGCAGTTCTAATGGCACTTACATTAACAATTTGCCATTGTTACCAGGAAATCGACATCGCTTGCGACCAGGCGATCGCATTAGCCTGGGTAAAGGAGACATGGTAACATTCCTGTTTCAAATATCTTAG
- the dut gene encoding dUTP diphosphatase has protein sequence MKLLKILKLHQSAIIPKYEHPNDAGLDLISIDELELPAGESRLIHTGISIELPQGTEAQIRPRSGLALKHQITVLNTPGTVDEGYRGEIGVILINHGKSPFQVTKGMKIAQMVITPVIRVDVEEVGSLSFTSRGNNGFGSTGVTANV, from the coding sequence ATGAAGTTACTGAAAATACTAAAATTACATCAATCAGCAATTATCCCTAAATATGAACACCCAAATGATGCAGGGCTAGATTTAATATCAATAGACGAATTAGAACTTCCTGCTGGAGAAAGTAGGCTAATACATACTGGCATTTCAATAGAATTGCCTCAAGGAACTGAAGCCCAAATTCGTCCTAGAAGCGGTCTAGCTCTTAAACATCAAATTACAGTTTTAAATACTCCAGGTACGGTAGACGAGGGTTATCGAGGAGAAATAGGTGTAATTTTAATAAATCATGGCAAAAGTCCTTTTCAAGTTACAAAAGGAATGAAAATTGCTCAAATGGTCATTACACCTGTTATTCGGGTTGATGTTGAAGAAGTTGGCAGCCTAAGTTTTACATCTAGAGGAAATAACGGTTTTGGATCAACAGGAGTTACAGCAAATGTCTAA
- the thyX gene encoding FAD-dependent thymidylate synthase, whose protein sequence is MHRFRVEVIAKTANPQQVIYAAMHQDYTDGFVFDERNSWPSESECGEIIVKRLLAGERGHYGPLEHPQIVFNCGYFPHSVMQQARTHRVGVSFDAQSFRYTGNQFIDVVEGKKDIEDVFYLRPVDYYTDRQGKKYYYSPEQRAADLEWCKDAASRYKADFEAGMSEEHVRGKMPFDYRQHFVVSFNLRSFLHFCDLRNKKDAQLEIQKLCEMMWIHFEEWAPAIAEWYEKQRLGKARLAP, encoded by the coding sequence ATGCATCGATTCCGAGTAGAGGTTATTGCCAAAACAGCAAACCCGCAGCAGGTGATTTACGCTGCCATGCACCAAGACTATACAGACGGGTTCGTGTTTGACGAGCGCAACTCATGGCCCTCTGAGTCAGAATGCGGTGAAATTATTGTTAAGCGACTTTTAGCCGGTGAGAGGGGACATTATGGACCTCTAGAACATCCCCAAATAGTCTTCAACTGTGGCTACTTTCCCCACAGTGTCATGCAGCAAGCTCGTACTCATAGAGTTGGTGTATCATTTGATGCTCAATCTTTTAGATACACGGGCAACCAGTTCATTGATGTAGTCGAAGGAAAGAAAGATATAGAAGATGTTTTCTACCTGCGTCCTGTTGATTACTACACTGATAGACAAGGCAAAAAATACTACTATTCACCAGAGCAAAGAGCAGCAGATTTAGAGTGGTGTAAAGATGCGGCTTCGCGATATAAAGCTGATTTTGAGGCTGGGATGTCTGAGGAACACGTAAGAGGAAAAATGCCCTTTGATTATCGCCAGCATTTTGTAGTTAGTTTCAATTTGAGGTCTTTCTTGCATTTTTGCGACTTGAGAAATAAGAAAGACGCTCAACTTGAAATACAAAAGCTGTGTGAAATGATGTGGATTCATTTTGAAGAATGGGCACCAGCAATAGCCGAGTGGTATGAAAAGCAGCGTCTGGGTAAAGCAAGATTAGCACCTTAA
- a CDS encoding dCTP deaminase domain-containing protein, with the protein MTALSNIDIEKELVKGNIKIFPFKKDNLKGASYNLTASHLAWKIPDTNNDSYTSIYNASVNQIIIPGRACVLIVTNEAIWVSEGIAGTYHSKVKLVSQGIGHIGTTLDPGYMGVSVIALHNHTEKDINITPGETTFTSIMFQFVRSKSDPEQHDNRPGRPDILNKVGLTDKENEWLNERFRNYKESLQTQLKKDSKDFQDLRNKYNNKNNNLDLLLPYIIYGTFIIASSSLGGYLYNNQSNLKQTNWYSAANFFADKATLGFTGALIVQLVNDIQKRNKQI; encoded by the coding sequence ATGACTGCACTGAGTAATATTGATATCGAAAAGGAATTAGTAAAAGGAAATATTAAAATATTTCCTTTTAAGAAAGATAATCTTAAAGGTGCAAGCTATAATTTAACAGCTAGTCATCTTGCGTGGAAGATTCCAGACACAAATAATGACAGTTATACTAGCATTTATAATGCTAGTGTTAATCAAATAATTATTCCTGGCAGAGCTTGTGTACTAATCGTAACAAATGAAGCGATTTGGGTTTCTGAAGGAATAGCTGGAACTTACCATTCAAAAGTGAAATTAGTTTCACAAGGTATTGGTCATATTGGTACTACTCTAGATCCTGGGTATATGGGAGTTTCTGTAATAGCTCTACATAACCATACTGAAAAAGATATAAATATAACTCCAGGAGAAACTACTTTTACATCCATAATGTTTCAATTTGTCAGATCAAAATCTGATCCTGAACAACATGATAATCGACCTGGAAGACCAGATATTTTAAACAAAGTAGGACTTACTGATAAAGAAAATGAGTGGTTAAATGAGAGATTTAGAAATTATAAAGAATCATTACAGACTCAATTAAAAAAAGATTCTAAAGATTTTCAGGATTTAAGAAATAAATATAACAATAAAAACAACAATTTGGATTTATTATTGCCATATATTATTTATGGAACATTTATAATAGCTAGTTCGTCTTTAGGAGGATATCTCTATAACAATCAAAGCAACTTAAAACAGACAAACTGGTACTCAGCAGCTAATTTTTTTGCAGATAAAGCCACGCTTGGCTTCACTGGCGCATTAATAGTACAATTAGTTAATGATATTCAGAAAAGAAATAAGCAAATCTAA
- a CDS encoding M50 family metallopeptidase: protein MSERWKDFEPLLKNEAPSAVDRMGLTWLIAAAIATIVLWQLPIGNYILYPFTILATWFHEMSHGLMALLLGGQFRKLEIFGDGSGVASYAMSLSLAPIGPALVAAAGPMGPPIAGSALILASRSFKAATLSLKILGGFLLLSTLIWVRSLFGLIAIPLLGLIILAIAFKAPRWLQGFAIQFLGVQACVSTYHQLDYLFSYSAGPLGLSDTAQIQQRLLLPYWFWGGLMAIASLVILVQSLRIAYRSR, encoded by the coding sequence ATGAGCGAACGTTGGAAAGATTTTGAACCCTTGCTCAAAAATGAAGCCCCGTCTGCTGTTGACCGTATGGGGCTTACCTGGCTAATTGCAGCAGCGATCGCCACGATTGTCTTGTGGCAATTACCAATAGGCAATTACATTTTATACCCGTTTACCATCCTGGCAACTTGGTTTCACGAAATGAGTCACGGCTTGATGGCGCTGCTTTTAGGAGGACAATTTCGGAAATTAGAAATTTTTGGCGATGGTTCCGGTGTAGCAAGTTATGCCATGTCTTTATCTTTAGCACCGATTGGACCGGCATTAGTAGCAGCCGCAGGACCAATGGGACCACCAATCGCTGGATCTGCTTTAATTTTGGCTTCCCGTAGTTTCAAAGCCGCAACTTTAAGTTTAAAAATTTTAGGTGGTTTTTTACTGCTTTCAACATTAATTTGGGTGCGATCGCTTTTTGGATTAATCGCAATTCCCCTACTAGGTTTAATTATCTTGGCGATCGCGTTTAAAGCACCGCGTTGGTTACAAGGATTTGCAATTCAATTTCTCGGTGTCCAAGCTTGTGTAAGTACTTACCATCAACTTGACTATTTATTTAGCTATAGTGCAGGTCCGTTGGGACTTTCGGATACAGCACAAATACAACAGCGCTTATTATTACCTTACTGGTTTTGGGGTGGATTAATGGCGATCGCCTCCCTCGTCATCTTAGTGCAAAGTCTCCGCATTGCCTATCGTTCGCGGTAA
- the dcd gene encoding dCTP deaminase, protein MAQQGMISPFEPSLICKVRKDASLEVQPVISYGVSSYGYDLRLSSAEFRIFRHLPGTIVDPKNFNPCNLEPIQLHTDPNGSYFILPAHSYGLGVALEKIEVPGNITVICIGKSTYARCGIIANITPAEATWRGHLTLEFSNSSSTDCRIYANDGVVKLLFLEGEPCAISYDTRQGKYQDQAEIVTLAKVC, encoded by the coding sequence ATGGCTCAACAAGGTATGATTTCACCCTTTGAGCCAAGCTTGATCTGCAAAGTGCGAAAGGACGCATCTTTAGAGGTTCAACCTGTAATTAGCTATGGTGTATCTTCCTATGGCTATGATCTAAGGCTTTCCTCCGCTGAGTTCCGCATTTTTCGTCACCTTCCTGGAACTATAGTTGATCCGAAAAATTTTAATCCTTGTAATCTGGAGCCAATACAACTGCACACAGATCCCAATGGGAGTTACTTTATCTTACCTGCTCACTCTTATGGTTTGGGGGTTGCTTTGGAAAAGATAGAGGTTCCGGGCAATATCACTGTAATTTGCATTGGTAAATCTACTTATGCAAGATGCGGCATTATAGCCAACATAACTCCTGCTGAGGCTACATGGCGAGGTCATCTTACTTTAGAATTTTCCAATTCTTCGAGTACTGATTGTCGCATCTACGCTAATGATGGTGTAGTGAAATTGCTGTTTTTAGAAGGTGAACCCTGCGCTATCAGTTACGATACTCGTCAGGGCAAATATCAGGATCAGGCTGAGATTGTGACGCTGGCTAAGGTATGCTAA
- a CDS encoding adenylate kinase family protein, with protein MRFVILGGSGSGKSTQAQRLCRHFDIPLISTGEILREALKSQSSCCTIANISSNGRHVQPYVEKGELVPDETMIEFIRTRLNKDDINSGWVLEGYPRTAFQAEELDFLLNDLQQNLDWAIYLQVPEAVMVTRSLGRSLPDDQPEIVQRRVELFYNRTMSILEYYDRCRRLLTINGDQLPDMVEQNILTLLCVP; from the coding sequence GTGAGATTTGTGATTTTGGGAGGTTCAGGTTCGGGAAAAAGCACTCAAGCGCAAAGGCTTTGCAGACACTTTGATATTCCGTTGATTTCCACAGGTGAAATTTTAAGGGAAGCGCTAAAGTCGCAAAGCTCATGCTGCACGATCGCTAATATTAGCAGTAATGGTCGCCATGTGCAGCCATATGTAGAAAAAGGTGAGTTAGTCCCAGATGAAACGATGATCGAGTTTATCCGAACTCGGCTGAACAAAGATGATATCAACAGTGGTTGGGTGTTAGAAGGTTACCCCCGTACAGCTTTCCAAGCTGAAGAATTGGATTTTTTATTGAACGATTTACAGCAAAATTTAGATTGGGCAATTTATTTACAAGTACCAGAAGCAGTTATGGTTACTCGCTCTTTAGGGCGAAGTCTTCCGGATGACCAACCAGAAATCGTTCAGCGCCGCGTCGAATTATTCTACAATCGCACTATGAGCATTTTAGAGTATTACGATCGCTGTCGTCGCCTATTAACTATTAACGGCGATCAGTTACCAGATATGGTAGAGCAAAATATTCTCACTCTCCTCTGTGTGCCTTAG
- a CDS encoding BON domain-containing protein — protein sequence MGWLQRLFGMEKPDDAQVNPEPVAADDSGEDIPLERVGLNGEYDQSGLAKRVALAFDEDSQFDDIDSLYVAQTGSTVVLKGQVPSQEILDEMVAIASGVSGATDVNTDQVTVG from the coding sequence ATGGGTTGGTTACAAAGACTTTTTGGTATGGAAAAACCGGATGATGCTCAAGTCAATCCGGAGCCAGTTGCTGCTGATGATTCAGGAGAAGATATTCCACTAGAGCGAGTGGGATTAAATGGAGAATATGACCAAAGTGGTTTAGCAAAACGAGTTGCGCTTGCTTTTGACGAAGACTCCCAGTTTGATGATATTGATTCGCTATACGTCGCTCAGACAGGAAGCACAGTTGTGTTAAAAGGGCAAGTCCCCAGTCAAGAAATTTTAGATGAAATGGTGGCGATCGCAAGCGGGGTTAGCGGTGCTACCGATGTCAACACAGACCAAGTTACAGTTGGCTAA
- the pgl gene encoding 6-phosphogluconolactonase — protein MSKKIEVLSDQAALIERSLELILSKLETAIQERGRFTIALSGGSTPKPLYEAIANQKLTWDKIHVFWGDERYVPSDHPDSNELMARRAWLDRVDIPGANIHATPTMDGDPAVSAAKYEKHLQEFFRASPGEFPSLDVILLGMGDDAHTASLFPHTEALKVSDRLITVGNKDASQRITFTYPFINAARCVMFVVAGANKRPALAQVFAPNADDFTYPSRLIQPQGELWWLLDAAAAQELKQK, from the coding sequence ATGAGCAAAAAAATTGAAGTTTTATCGGATCAAGCAGCGCTAATTGAGCGATCGCTTGAATTGATATTATCTAAGCTGGAAACTGCTATTCAAGAGCGGGGACGGTTTACAATCGCTTTATCTGGCGGTAGCACACCTAAGCCGTTGTACGAAGCGATCGCTAATCAAAAACTGACATGGGATAAAATTCATGTCTTTTGGGGAGATGAACGTTATGTCCCATCAGATCATCCCGATAGCAACGAACTGATGGCGCGTCGCGCGTGGTTAGATCGCGTTGATATCCCAGGAGCCAATATTCACGCTACCCCTACTATGGATGGCGATCCAGCGGTGTCAGCAGCGAAGTATGAAAAGCATCTGCAAGAATTTTTTCGGGCTTCGCCTGGAGAATTTCCTTCTTTGGATGTAATATTGCTAGGAATGGGTGATGATGCACATACCGCATCTTTGTTTCCGCATACAGAAGCCTTAAAAGTAAGCGATCGCTTGATTACTGTAGGCAACAAAGACGCAAGTCAGCGCATAACCTTCACATACCCATTCATCAATGCTGCTCGTTGCGTTATGTTTGTCGTCGCTGGCGCTAATAAACGCCCAGCTTTAGCTCAAGTTTTCGCACCCAATGCGGATGATTTTACTTATCCATCTCGCTTAATTCAACCTCAAGGAGAACTTTGGTGGCTGCTGGATGCAGCGGCAGCGCAAGAACTTAAACAAAAATGA
- a CDS encoding thioredoxin family protein — translation MALTASTMLPLGTQAPDFHLPDVVSGKSISLATFAEKKALLVMFICQHCPFVKHIKAELAQLGKDYIPRELGIVAISANDINKYPADAPEFLKEMATELKLNFPLCYDETQSTAKAYTAACTPDFFIFDAERKLVYRGQLDDSRPSNDKPVTGTDLRAAIEAVLAGKSVASEQKPSIGCNIKWKPGNEPNYFG, via the coding sequence ATGGCTTTAACTGCTTCAACCATGTTGCCGTTAGGCACTCAAGCCCCAGATTTTCATCTACCGGATGTAGTATCTGGCAAATCAATATCGCTTGCGACCTTTGCAGAGAAAAAAGCGCTCTTGGTAATGTTTATTTGTCAACATTGCCCATTTGTCAAGCATATAAAAGCAGAATTGGCGCAGTTGGGAAAAGATTATATTCCCCGTGAATTGGGAATTGTGGCAATTAGCGCCAATGATATTAATAAATATCCAGCTGATGCCCCTGAGTTTCTCAAAGAAATGGCAACAGAACTTAAGTTGAATTTTCCCTTATGTTATGACGAAACTCAGTCAACTGCAAAGGCATATACGGCAGCTTGCACACCTGATTTTTTTATATTTGATGCAGAGCGGAAACTCGTATATCGAGGACAATTAGATGATAGCCGTCCGAGTAATGATAAACCTGTAACAGGTACAGATTTACGCGCAGCAATTGAAGCTGTTTTAGCAGGTAAATCAGTTGCAAGCGAACAAAAGCCGAGTATTGGTTGCAATATTAAATGGAAACCTGGGAACGAACCAAATTATTTTGGTTAG